Proteins encoded together in one Solanum lycopersicum chromosome 7, SLM_r2.1 window:
- the LOC104648227 gene encoding uncharacterized protein: protein MFLRSSISTTKKLIQKTLYNVKYLFSGGGGYQKIPKTYIEQKKNIIMMSSPPPRKEERDHQVVVASKRKEIIIIKKKKYEENKIRDERSYLVTQKLNELKMLENYKDEHALDIEQVIYYYSRLTCPAYIEIVDKFFMQIYSELFGHN from the coding sequence ATGTTTCTAAGAAGCTCCATTTCCACTACCAAAAAACTCATCCAGAAAACATTATACAATGTCAAATATTTATTCTCTGGTGGTGGTGGATATCAAAAGATTCCAAAAACCTACATAGAGCAGAAGAAGAACATAATAATGATGTCGTCTCCGCCGCCAAGAAAGGAAGAGAGAGATCATCAAGTTGTTGTTGCTTCAAAGAGGAAGGAGATAATAAtcataaagaagaagaaatatgaagaaaataaaattagagaTGAAAGGAGTTATTTGGTGACTCAAAAGCTAAACGAATTGAAAATGTTAGAGAACTACAAAGATGAGCACGCCCTCGATATTGAACAAGTTATTTATTACTACTCGCGTCTCACATGCCCCGCttatattgaaattgttgacaAGTTTTTTATGCAAATATACTCTGAACTTTTTGGACATAATTAA